The proteins below are encoded in one region of Shewanella algae:
- the fdxH gene encoding formate dehydrogenase subunit beta, whose translation MATQDIIRRSGTSAATPASQTRIGDVKQVAKLFDATKCNGCKACQVACSEWNDLREEVGSFEGSYQNPMKLSGQVWTLMEYNEVMDERNKLRWQFTHSACMHCADPACLKACSTAGAIVQHVNGVVDFDSDKCIGCGYCASACPFDIPKIDPKDNKAYKCTMCSDRLAVGLEPSCVKTCTTGALRFGTREDMLFYADKRVAELKERGFAKAGLYNPEGVGGTGMMMILHDVTQPESYNMPEDPQIPLSVTLWQDWVKPLGTVGILATAAVACLHKITVGRNIVEEDQPGYQPPEEDQQAAQKEEDGK comes from the coding sequence ATGGCAACACAAGATATTATTCGACGCTCCGGCACCTCAGCGGCAACGCCGGCATCGCAAACTCGGATTGGTGACGTCAAGCAGGTCGCAAAACTGTTTGATGCGACCAAGTGTAACGGCTGTAAGGCCTGTCAGGTGGCGTGCTCCGAATGGAACGATCTGCGCGAAGAAGTGGGCAGTTTCGAGGGAAGTTATCAAAACCCGATGAAACTCTCAGGCCAGGTCTGGACCCTGATGGAGTACAACGAGGTGATGGACGAGCGCAATAAGCTGCGCTGGCAGTTCACTCACTCTGCTTGTATGCACTGTGCCGATCCCGCCTGTCTCAAGGCGTGTTCGACCGCAGGCGCCATTGTGCAGCATGTCAATGGGGTGGTGGACTTCGATTCAGACAAGTGTATCGGTTGCGGTTATTGCGCCAGCGCTTGTCCGTTCGATATCCCCAAAATCGATCCCAAGGACAACAAGGCCTACAAGTGCACCATGTGTTCCGACCGTCTGGCGGTCGGGCTGGAGCCTTCCTGTGTCAAGACCTGTACTACAGGCGCGCTGCGTTTCGGTACCCGTGAAGACATGTTGTTCTATGCCGATAAGCGGGTGGCCGAACTCAAGGAACGCGGCTTTGCCAAGGCCGGGCTTTACAACCCTGAGGGTGTGGGTGGCACAGGGATGATGATGATATTGCACGATGTCACTCAGCCTGAAAGCTACAACATGCCGGAAGATCCGCAGATCCCACTGTCTGTCACTCTGTGGCAGGACTGGGTCAAGCCTCTGGGTACAGTTGGGATCCTGGCAACAGCCGCTGTGGCTTGTCTGCACAAGATCACCGTTGGCCGCAACATAGTCGAAGAGGATCAACCCGGTTATCAGCCGCCTGAAGAAGATCAGCAAGCGGCTCAGAAAGAGGAGGACGGCAAATGA